Proteins co-encoded in one Nicotiana sylvestris chromosome 7, ASM39365v2, whole genome shotgun sequence genomic window:
- the LOC138873619 gene encoding spindle pole body component 110-like: protein MADVAIKKANGTLVPLILSEIYRALTICREVGKFFQEQWGWLAKEEIYRAKISKLEGQIKDLKFRNSIQAATDEGEEKKLTQENEALKAQIQKMRIATRNPKRSRADERLISSLRKKALEYQDELEKSEASLEKVRAQLAKNAEGRAQFMHQMKRKYEGTITNLKRKLTTLENEAAKQAKDFKADREHCYALIA, encoded by the exons ATGGCTGACGTcgcaatcaagaaagctaatggcactCTGGTTCCCTTGATTTTGTCTGAAATTTACCGAGCTTTGACCATCTGTCGAGAAGTCGggaagttcttccaag agcagtggggctggttggcaaaagaagaaatcTATAGGGCCAAAATAAGTAAATTAGAAGGACAAATCAAGGACCTCAAGTTTCGCAACAGTATCCAGGCTGCCACAGATGAAGGTGAAgagaaaaagctaactcaggaaaatgaagccctcaaagctcaaatccagaaaaTGAGAATAGCTACTAGAAACCCGaaaagaagccgagcggatgaaaggcttataagcagtcttaGAAAGAAAGCACTTGAGTATCAAGATGAACTAGAAAAGTCTGAAGCCAGTCTAGAAAAAGTCCGGGCCCAATTGGCAAAGAACGCAGAAGGGCGGGCACAGTTTATGcatcaaatgaaaagaaaatatgaagggacaatcaccaatctgaagagaaagttaactacccttgagaatgaggcagccaagcaggccaaggactttaaagctgatagggaacattgttatgctttgataGCATAG